TTATGCTTTTGAAAAATTCGGCCAATATATCCTGTAATGATCCCTGCTAAAATAGATGAAATAGCACAGCTAAAAGCTGTCGTCCCCCCTAGCATATAGCGATGAATACCAGAAATAAACCCAACACCAATTCCGACAATGGGTCCCCCTAGTAAACCGCTAATTCCGACACCCATAATACGCGTATTTGCAATCGTACTTGACGAGGAAACGCCTTGTAACCAATTTTCATTCATAATTGTATTTCCTGCAATTTCAATTCCTGTGTAATTGCTTACAATTGTAAATAATGAAAAAATACAAATTAGCATAAGCTTATCCTTATATCCATCTTGTTTATGAAGGAGATGTCGAAAAATTCGAATATGCGAAAGTAAAAAACCTAATATAACAATTAATCCAACGCGCTCAATCATCATGAGTACTAAATCTAACATCTTTAGTCCTCCTTTATTTATTTTGTTCATTTTATTATCGAAAAATAATGAAGTGAACGTCAAGGAAAATCATCTATCATTTATAATCTTTCACAATAATATCCTTAAAAACTATCTTTCATATTTGACAATAGAATCGAAGAGTGCTAATAATAAGGTAATTTAATTGCAGTCCTTTAACACAACCCCGTGAGGTTGAGAAGGAAGTCGGAATATAAAAAAAGCAGGCCCATTCTTTCCAATGGATACGCCTGCTCTTTAGGCCTTCTCACACAACTGACGTGAGAAGGCCTTTTATTATTCTTCCATAGTGACTGTATAAAAGTAAGGGGGAGTAATAATGGACATAACAAATGAATCAAAAGCAAAACGTTATAAAACATTGCTTGGCTCTGCATTAGGGTATGCAGCAGAGGGATTAGATATGCTACTTCTATCCTTCGTACTCGTTTACATTTTGAAAGAATTTCACTTAACACCAGTAGAAGGCGGAAACCTTACATTAGCAACAACTATTGGGATGCTAATTGGTTCCTATTTATTTGGATTTATCGCTGACTTATTGGGTCGCATTCGAACAATGGCTTTTACTATTTTATTATTTTCACTTGCAACTGCACTCATTTATTTCACAACAGAATATTGGCAATTATTAACACTTCGTTTTCTAGTAGGAATGGGTGTTGGTGGAGAATTTGGTATCGGAATGGCGATTGTAACAGAAACATGGTCTAAGGAAATGCGGGCAAAAGCAACTTCCGTTGTTGCACTTGGATGGCAGTTTGGAGTACTCGTTGCTTCACTCCTTCCAGCCTTTATCGTTCCACACTTCGGCTGGAGAGCTGTTTTCTTATTTGGTCTCATTCCAGCTTTACTTGCCGTATATGTTCGTAAAAGCTTAAGTGAACCGAAAATTTGGGAACAAAAACAACTATATAAAAAAGAATTGTTACAAAAAGAGCGCCAAGGAACTTTAACAGCTATGGAAGCAGAAGAGCTCCAACATATGAAGAAGTTTCCTTTACGTAAGCTATTTTCTAGTAAAAAAGTAACGATGACAACAATTGGACTTATTATTATGTCTTTCATCCAAAACTTTGGATACTATGGTATTTTTACATGGATGCCTACAATTTTGGCAAATAAATATAACTATACATTGGCAAAAGCAAGCGGCTGGATGTTCATTTCTACAATTGGAATGTTAATTGGAATCGCAACATTTGGCATTTTGGCTGATAAAATTGGACGCCGTAAAACATTTTCCCTTTACTATATAGGCGGTACTATATATTGTTTGATTTACTTTTTCCTCTTTACAGACGCAACATTATTACTGTGGGGAAGCGCCTTACTTGGTTTCTTTGCAAACGGCATGATGGGAGGATTCGGAGCAATATTAGCTGAAAACTATCCATCCGAAGCACGTTCCACAGCTGAAAACTTTATTTTCGGTACTGGACGCGGCTTAGCTGGATTGGGACCAGTTATTATTGGATTATTGGCGACAGGCGGTAATTTATTTGGTGCTCTATCCCTTGTCTTTATCATTTATCCACTAGGCCTTCTCACCATGTTTATATGCGTTCCTGAAACGAAAGGAAAAGAATTGGATTAATAAAAAGGTTTGTCCCATAAAGCAGCCTATATGAGCAATTCGACACAAAACTTTGCTTCTACTAAAAAATGCAAAAAGAGCTCGTCCAAAAGTTATGTTTTGAACGAGCTCTTTACATTTTGGATAAAATGATATTCGTGATTCATTTTTATTTCTTAACATTATGAAAAAAATTAGGGGTCAAAATGTCGTTTGGATAAGGTTTATGATATATATGAGTGGTAGCTGGCGATAATGGCGGAATTAGCCATACCCAATTTCCAGTCACAACGCGACCACATGCCGCCTCTTGTTTTTCAAATTGAGCAAATTGCTGCGCTGCTGTATGGTGATCAACGATACTTACTCCCTGTTTTTTAAATGAATATAAGACAGCTATATTTAACTCGACCAACGCCTTATCTTTCCATAACGTACTATTTCTAGTTGTATCTAAATTCATTATTTCTGCAATAGCTGGCAGTAAATGATAACGATCCACATCAGCTAAATTACGAGCACCAATCTCAGTCCCCATATACCATCCATTAAA
The window above is part of the Bacillus cytotoxicus NVH 391-98 genome. Proteins encoded here:
- a CDS encoding MFS transporter; translated protein: MDITNESKAKRYKTLLGSALGYAAEGLDMLLLSFVLVYILKEFHLTPVEGGNLTLATTIGMLIGSYLFGFIADLLGRIRTMAFTILLFSLATALIYFTTEYWQLLTLRFLVGMGVGGEFGIGMAIVTETWSKEMRAKATSVVALGWQFGVLVASLLPAFIVPHFGWRAVFLFGLIPALLAVYVRKSLSEPKIWEQKQLYKKELLQKERQGTLTAMEAEELQHMKKFPLRKLFSSKKVTMTTIGLIIMSFIQNFGYYGIFTWMPTILANKYNYTLAKASGWMFISTIGMLIGIATFGILADKIGRRKTFSLYYIGGTIYCLIYFFLFTDATLLLWGSALLGFFANGMMGGFGAILAENYPSEARSTAENFIFGTGRGLAGLGPVIIGLLATGGNLFGALSLVFIIYPLGLLTMFICVPETKGKELD